A section of the Bacteroidia bacterium genome encodes:
- a CDS encoding NAD-dependent epimerase/dehydratase family protein, with protein MKLRVLLLGGNGFIGSHLIDALLKASFYVIVLDITPEHFRNPNPNAQYYYGNWNDLELLKTAVKQSDIVIHLISSTVPASSNSQILNDTEINLTGTLQLVEVMQQYNKSNLIFFSSGGTVYGEPTQSPTPESHLLQPLSAYGLLKATIESYLLWYQRSANLKPIILRPANIYGIRQSFLSNQGVIAHFLFKILQNEPVEIWGTGQEVRDFVNVSDIANLVVMLCQSPWKPGIWNVGSGKGISLLELIEIIKKIAAKNVSLSYIQSTSSGIREIVLDRMAIYRHYGWEPAISLEQGIAEQWKWLQQLHQEQPLLFA; from the coding sequence ATGAAGTTACGGGTTCTACTTTTAGGCGGGAATGGATTCATAGGTTCGCACCTGATTGACGCACTATTAAAGGCATCCTTTTACGTAATTGTATTGGATATTACCCCTGAACATTTTAGAAACCCAAATCCCAATGCTCAGTATTATTACGGAAACTGGAATGACTTAGAACTGCTCAAAACAGCCGTAAAGCAAAGTGATATCGTCATTCATCTTATTTCTTCCACAGTACCGGCAAGCTCTAACTCACAAATATTAAATGATACCGAAATCAACCTAACCGGCACTCTTCAGCTTGTTGAGGTGATGCAGCAATACAATAAATCTAATCTTATATTTTTCTCTTCGGGGGGAACCGTCTATGGTGAACCTACCCAATCTCCAACTCCGGAAAGCCATTTACTTCAGCCTCTTAGTGCCTATGGTCTGCTAAAAGCTACTATTGAGAGCTATTTACTATGGTATCAACGTTCTGCCAATCTAAAACCTATAATTCTGAGGCCGGCAAATATTTATGGTATTCGGCAAAGTTTCTTGAGCAACCAAGGCGTTATTGCGCATTTTTTATTTAAGATTTTACAGAATGAACCCGTAGAAATCTGGGGTACAGGCCAAGAAGTGCGCGACTTCGTTAATGTTTCTGATATAGCCAATTTGGTCGTTATGCTTTGCCAAAGCCCGTGGAAACCCGGTATATGGAACGTTGGATCAGGAAAAGGAATATCTTTACTCGAACTTATCGAGATAATAAAGAAAATAGCTGCTAAAAATGTTTCTCTATCATACATACAAAGTACATCTTCCGGTATTCGGGAGATTGTTTTAGATAGGATGGCAATTTACCGGCATTATGGCTGGGAACCGGCTATCAGCCTTGAACAGGGAATAGCAGAGCAATGGAAGTGGCTACAACAGCTACATCAAGAGCAGCCGCTACTATTTGCCTAA